A portion of the Carya illinoinensis cultivar Pawnee chromosome 11, C.illinoinensisPawnee_v1, whole genome shotgun sequence genome contains these proteins:
- the LOC122281311 gene encoding uncharacterized protein LOC122281311 produces the protein EEKKVKLAVIEFTDYAIIWWDQLVTTRRRNHERPIETWGELKALMRRRFVPSHYYRDLYQKLQNLTQGSWSVEDYHKEMEVAMIRANVEEDREATMARFLSGLNRDIANVVELQHYVEIEDMVHMTMKVERQLKRKGTARYTSVPSTTWKLKWDRNDPAEAKRKIEPPKGKDEGPSSKAKVESQPSRNRDIKCFKCLGSGHIASQCPNRRVMIMRDNGEVMTESEDDRDGVPKLVDASDDEGVIYAVSESLVARRAFNTHIKVDDAEQQRENIFHTRCHVNSKVCSMIIDGGSCTNVASTTLVEKLNLPTLKHSRPYKLQWLNDCGEVRVDRQVLVPFSIGRYQDEVLCDVVPMHAGHILLGRPWQYDRREFDDVFPEEMPNELPPIRGIEHQIDFVPGAAIPNRPAYRSNPEETKELQRQVEDLMSKGYVRESMSPCAVPVLLVPKKHGTWRIVVFLGYVVSTKGIEVDEEKVKAIKEWPTPKIITEVRSFHGLASFYRRFVKDFSTIAAPLTEVIKKNVGFHWGATQENAFATIKERLCSAPVLALPDFNKAFEIECDASGIGIGAVLMQDRRPIAFFSEKLSGASLKYHTYDKELYALIRALETWQHYLWPREFVIHTDHESLKHLKGQGKLNKRHARWMEYIETFPYVICYKQGKENIVADALSRRYHEGYLFKENKLCVPGCSMRELLVREAHGGGLMGHFGVKKTLDILHEHFFWPKMKRDVTRICGRCITCKKAKSKVLPHGLYTPLPVPSEPWVDISMDFVLGLPRTKRGRDSIFVVVDRFSKMAHFIPCHKTDDATNIADLFFREIVRLHGVPRSIVYDRDVKFLSYFWKVLWGKLGTKLLFSTTCHPQTDGQTEVVNRTLTQLLRTVVHKNLKTWEDCLPFIEFAYNRTMHTTTSYSP, from the exons gaggagaagaaagtaaagttggcagtaattgaattcactgattatgctattatttggtgggatcaattagtgaccactaggaggaggaatcatgagaggcctatagagacatggggagagttgaaagctctcatgaggcggagatttgtacctagtcactactatagggacctttatcaaaagctccaaaatcttacacagggatcttggagtgtggaggattaccataaggagatggaggtggctatgattcgggctaatgtagaggaggaccgggaggccaccatggctagatttttgagtggtttgaatagagatatagccaatgtggttgaattgcaacattatgtggagatagaggacatggtgcacatgactatgaaggtggagaggcaattaaagagaaaagggacagcaaggtacacttcggttcctagcactacttggaaattaaagtgggataggaatgatcctgctgaagcaaagagaaagattgaaccacctaagggcaaagatgagggacctagcagcaaagccaaggtagaatctcaaccttcaaggaatagagatattaaatgttttaagtgtttgggttcagggcacattgcttctcaatgtccaaataggcgagtgatgattatgcgtgacaatggggaggtgatgactgagagtgaggatgatcgtgatggagtgcccaagttggttgatgctagtgatgacgaaGGAGTGATATATGCTGTGAGTGAATCTCTTGTTGCTAGGCGTGCTTtcaacacacacattaaggtggatgatgccgagcaacagagagagaacattttccatactagatgtcatgtcaacagcaaagtatgtagtatgattattgatggagggagttgtactaatgtggctagcactactttggttgagaaactgaatttaccaaccttaaaacactctagaccatacaaattgcagtggttgaatgattgtggggaagttagggtggatagacaagtgttagttcctttttcaattggaaggtatcaggatgaggtgctttgtgatgttgtgcctatgcatgctggccatattttgttggggaggccgtggcaatatgataggagg gagtttgatgatgtattcccagaggagatgcctaatgagttgccacccattagaggcattgagcatcagattgattttgtacctggagctgctattccaaaccgaccagcctataggagtaatccagaggagacaaaggagcttcagaggcaagttgaggacttgatgagcaagggctacgtgagggagagcatgagcccatgtgcagtaccagtgctattagtgccaaagaagcatgggacgtggagaat agttgtttttcttggatatgttgttagtacaaagggtattgaggtggatgaagagaaagtcaaggccatcaaggagtggccaacgccaaagattatcactgaggtaagaagctttcatggtttagctagcttttatcggcgttttgttaaagattttagcaccattgctgcaccactcactgaagtcattaaaaagaatgttgggtttcattggggggctactcaagagaatgcttttgccaccattaaagaaaggttgtgctctgcacctgtgctagcattacctgattttaacaaagcttttgagattgaatgtgatgcctcaggtatagggattggagctgttttgatgcaggataggcggcccatagctttcttcagtgaaaaattaagtggggcctcactcaagtaccatacttatgacaaagagctttatgctcttattcgtgcattggagacttggcagcactatctatggcctagggaatttgtgatccacaccgatcatgaatcattaaagcatctcaagggtcaaggtaagttgaataaaaggcatgctcgttggatggaatacattgagacatttccatatgtcatctgttacaagcaaggtaaggagaacattgttgctgatgctttgtctcgaaggtat catgagggttacttgtttaaagaaaacaaactttgtgtgccaggttgttctatgcgtgaattactagtgcgtgaggcacatggtggtggattaatgggacactttggtgtcaagaagactttggatattttgcatgaacatttcttttggcctaagatgaagagagatgtcactcgcatttgtggcaggtgcattacatgtaagaaggccaaatctaaagtgttgccacatgggttgtatacacccttacccgttcctagtgaaccatgggtcgacatatctatggactttgttttggggctacctaggaccaaaaggggtagagattctatttttgtggttgtggatagatttagtaaaatggcacatttcattccatgccataaaacagatgatgccacaaacatagctgacttgtttttcagggagatagtgcgactccatggtgttcccaggagtattgtttatgatagggatgttaaattccttagctacttttggaaggtgttgtggggcaaattgggtaccaagctcttattttccactacttgtcatccgcagactgatggtcaaactgaagtagttaataggaccttaactcagcttttacgcactgttgttcataagaatttaaaaacttgggaggattgtttgccattcatagagtttgcatataataggaccatgcatactactacttcatattctcct